The DNA segment GCATGCAGTATACCAGGGCTATGATAAAGTACACAACTATCCTGCTAAAATCATTCCCGGTAGGCACGACGCCGTAGAATAACATGATGGCGACGATTATGAAGAAGACCGACGCCATGACCGCAGTAAGCATGCCGATCGCGCCCAGCGCTTTTCCGTTCAGGATTGAGTCGCGGAATACAGGATGCGACAACAGCGACTTTAAGGAGCCCTCTTCCTTTTCCCTCGATATAAGGTCAAATCCCAGGGATATACCCAAAACAGCCCCTATGAATACGAAATACTGGTTAATGTTGTTGAACACGTACATTACCGAAGGCATGTCAGGGTTTATCATTTTTTCAAGCTGGTATTTCATCTCGGTTATTTCATCTTCGGACGCACCATTCGCCTCAAGGTACGCTATCCTTTTTTGCAGTTCCGCTATCTGTTCCTGGTACCACGGCTCTGCCTGCATCTTTTTATAGCTTTCAAGATTGTTATTGTAATCGTTCATGCCGTTGACCATTCCGATGATCGATAATAGCATCAGGATGGCAAATACGACGATGAAGCGTTTACTGGTGAGATGGTCCCTGAACTCTTTCCCCGCCACGATAAATTCCGATCTCATTTCACTCGCTCCTGTAGACGGTCTCGAGGAATATCTCCTCAAGCGATTTTTCCTCTAACCTCAGTTCTCTGACTCTCATGTTCTTACTGAAGAGTTCCTCCGATATCGCATCCCTGATGTCATCCGAAGCCTGTATCACTGCGCTTCCGTTGTTGTATACCGCGTTTATGATCCTCGGGTCGGACATCCTGGGCATATCGCCCTTGACTTTAACTATGATAGTTACGGTCTCGTCCTTGCTCATTTTCTTCCTGACCTCGTCCGTCGTTCCCCTCGCGACCAGAACGCCTTTTGATATGATGCCTATCGTGCTGCATACGTGCTGCACTTCATCGAGGATGTGTGATGAGAAGAACACTGTCTTTCCTTTCTCTGCCTGTTCTTTGATGATCTTCCTGAACTGGATGACTCCCTGGGGGTCCAGCCCATTGGTGGGCTCGTCTAAAAAGAGCACGTCCGGGTCGTTCAGGAGGGCCTGGGCAAGTCCTAACCTCTGTTTCATGCCACGGGAATAGCTGCCTACGGGCTTATCGACATTGCCGAGCCCGACGTATTCGAGCAGCCCCTTTATCCTTGTTTCAGCTTCCGAGTCCTTCATCCCGTAAAATCTTGAGAAATATTTCAGGTTTTGCACTGCCGTCAGGTTCGGATAAAATCCAACCCCGTCAGGGAGATAACCTGTGATCTTTTTTACTTCTAATGGGTTTTTTGTCACGTCGATGCCATTCACAAAGCATTTTCCACCGGTCGGCTCGAGCAACCCTACCATCATCCCGATGGCTGTCGTCTTGCCCGCTCCGTTCGGGCCTAAGAACCCGAACACTTCGCCTTTTTCGACTGTCAGGTTCAATGAGTCGACCGCTTTGACACCGTCGTACACTTTAGTAAGCTCTTCTGTCCTTATCATATACGGTCATACTAATCTCGTAATGGTATACTATTAATATATTACTTAGACTACGATTAAATTCGAAGTCATAGCTCAAAAATAATGTCTATAAGGGGTGTTTTTTGGTAAATATTAGAATAAATCAATATAATGCCAGTAAAAATAGATATTTTTGCAGATAAGCCAAACATAAGGTTAATCCTCGTTGATTTCTTAAAATGTAAATAAATTCTTTATATATAATCAAGATAAAAGTATATCAAGGGACAATTTTATATGTAAGAAAAAATTTTCCTAGTACAAAATAAAAGTGACAATGACAGGATATCTTTAACATTGGCTAAATTTTTTAGCCGTGATCATGATTTTGATTGACATTGAGCCGCTAAATCGGGAAAGGATGGAAATAAAATTGTATCGTATCATTTCAAAAACAGAACTCGCTGAATATACAGTGCAATTCGATATTGAGGCGCCGGAAGTGGCAAAGAAAGCACGGCCGGGCCAGTTCGTGGTGGTCAGGATCGACGAGAAGGGAGAGCGTATACCGCTCACGATAGCCGATACGGACACAGGCAAAGGCACGGTCACGATAGTTGTTCAGTCGGTGGGCAAGACGACAGGACAATTATGCTCGATGGAAGCCGGAGGAACCATACGCGACTTTGCGGGGCCGTTAGGTAACCCGACGGAAATGGTCGAGAACAGCACCGTTGTCTGCATAGGAGGAGGGCTTGGTATAGCCCCGGTATATCCCATAGCAAAAGAGCTCAAGTCAAGAGGCAACAGGGTATTATCCATTATGGGAGCGAGAAGCGAACCATTCCTTTTCTGGGAGGACAGGATGCGCAAGGCCAGCGATGAAGTGTATATTGCTACGGACGACGGTTCAAAAGGAAAGAAAGGGTTCGTTACAGATGCTCTTCTTGATATAATCAATTCAGGCGTCAAGGTCGACCGCGTAATAGCGATAGGCCCGACTATCATGATGAAGAATGTGGCAAAGACCACTAAGCCGTATAATATAAAGACAATAGTCAGCCTCAACCCGATAATGGTCGACGGTACAGGGATGTGCGGATCATGCCGCGTCACTGTAGGCGGAAAGATGAAATTCTCTTGCGTGGACGGCCCGGAGTTTGACGGGCATGAGGTCGATTTCGACGAGCTTATGGCCAGGCAGAAGTTCTACAGGACGGAAGAAAAGGATGCGATGGATAAATATACGCATGAGGGAGGAGAGTGCAAATGCCTGCCGACGAGGTCATAGACAGACGAAAGCACGTGCCTGTGAGAGAGCAGGAACCCTCTGAAAGAGTCGGGAATTTCGACGAGGTCTCTTATGGATATAATGAAGAAGAGGCTATGAAAGAGGCAAAAAGATGCCTTAACTGTAAAACACCTTTGTGTATTGACGGATGCCCCGTTGGAGTCGATATACCGAAATTCGTCACGGAGATAGCAAAAGGTGAATTTGACGAGGCGATCAAGACCATCAAGGATAAGAATAATCTACCCGCAATATGCGGCAGGGTATGCCCGCAGGAATCTCAGTGCGAAAAGCTTTGTACGCTTGGGATGAAATGGAAGCCTCTTTTTATAGGAAAGCTTGAGCGCTTCGCTGCCGATCACGAGAAAAGCGATGTAAAGCCAGAATTACCGGAGTGGAACGGTAAAAAGGTGGCCGTCGTAGGCTCCGGGCCGGCAGGCCTGACAGCAGCGGCTGACCTTGCAAAGATGGGCTATAAAGTGGTCATATTTGAAGCATTACATACGCCGGGAGGCGTGCTCATCTACGGCATACCGGAGTTCAGGCTTCCGAAGTCCATAGTCGAAAAAGAGGTAGAGTACGTAAAAAGCCTGGGAGTCGAGATAAGGCTGAACGAGATCGTTGGCAGGACTATTACGATAGACGAGATGTTCGGGCAGGGATTCTCGGCCGTATTCATAGGCAGCGGCGCCGGATTACCTTCGTTCATGCGCATACCAGGCGAGAACCTGAACGGAGTATACTCGGCTAACGAATACCTGACAAGGGTAAACCTGATGAAAGCATACCAGTTCCCGGAATTTGATACGCCTGTCAAAAAAAGCAAAAATATCGCGGTCATCGGAGGCGGGAATGTCGCCATGGACGCGGCCAGGACGGCTAAGAGAATGGGAGCCGACCACGTATACCTGATATACCGACGCGGTGAAGAAGAGATGCCTGCGAGGCGTGAAGAGACAGAGCATGCCAAAGAAGAGGGCATAGAGTTTAAGCTCCTTATGAACCCGACAAGGATCATCGGGGACGACAATGGCTGGGTCAAAGGCATCGAGTGTATCCATATGCGCTTATGCGAGCCTGACGAGTCGGGAAGATGCAGGCCTGAGCCCGTGCAGGGCTCTGAAGAGATCCTGGATGTAGATACGGTCGTCGTGGCGATAGGGACATCGCCTAACCCGCTGATAGTCAAGACCACGCCGGGATTAGAGACCAGCAAGGATGGCACGCTCGTCGTGGACGGATATACGTTCATGACCTCCAGGGAAGGCGTGTTCGCCGGCGGTGACATCGTGTCCGGGGCGGCAACGGTCATAAGCGCGATGGGACAGGCGAAAGAAGCAGCCGTAGCAATAGATGAGTATATTAAGAGCAAAGAATGACGCTTTGCTCTTTTTCTGTTTTTCGAGAATGTTTTTAGAGTATTAGTTCATATCTGAGAGTAATGACCGTCGAGGATGTCCTTAAAAGAAGAATGCTTCATATTCTGTCAAAGGAGACCCCGTATGTGCTCGAAGAAGCGCGTTTCGGCATGTTCGACCTGGCAGTATACATCCCGGAAGATACAATATTCGAAGGTATTGAAGAAAGTAAAAAGATCAGCGCGGTAAGAGCATGTAACAAGTACCAGCTTGACGGCATATGCTCGGAAAAGAAGAGAGATTTTCTAAAAAAGTTCGAGCCGTTATACGATGACCATTTACTTCTCATGGGGTTCAAGGATAACGGATCCGGCGTCGTGTTATCAGAAAAGGAGTTTAACGAGCTTATTAACGATAAAAAACAGACCTATTCGCATATGGCATGCGGCGTGAACGAAGACGGCGAGGGATGCGAATACCTGGATCACAGGCTCGGCTGGGAGCAAGGTTTTCTCGCGGGCTACGGGCTGAAACAGGGACTGCACCTGTTCGAGTTCAAGAGCGACCACGATAATGTCAACAGGTTCATGGAACAGCTGCCTCATTATTCCCTGTTCGCGGACTATATCTGGCTGGTGGTCGGCAGCGAGCAAAAGATACCGAAATGGCTGCCGTCATATGTCGGCATTTACAGGGAAGAAGGCGAAGGTTTCGTTAAGATCAAGGAGAGCCAGTTCATAAAGAGAAGGCCGCCTTTTAGCAGGGCAGTCTTAAGAGAATGTGGAATACCTGACGGTGCTATCGACGATAGCATGCTTTATGATTTTATCAGGAAATGGTTCATCAATTCAATTTTTTTCAGGTCTAACGGAGTCGTCATGCAGATGAACGAGCTTGACCACCTGCTCTCGGGATATGAGAAAAATAAAAAGAAAGGCGCAAGGCAGAGCACGCTGAAGTTCTGACCCTACTGTCCGCCCATTTTTCTTCTTTGCATCATCTCGCAGTAATTGCACAGGACCTTGCCCGAAAGGATCGGGGCTCCGCATAGCCTGCATGAGTTCATATTAGCCGGGGCGCCCTTGTGAGTGGCCGGAGCTCCACTGCCTGCCTTCTGCGCATCGGCTTCCATCAGCTTTAATATCTTGACCTGTTCGCGGGCAATGTACTGCAGGTATCTCGCTATGCTGAACATATACACGGTATCGGACGCGCCTACGGCAAAATAGTCTCCTTCGTATGATGCCGTTAAACCGTATGCCTCGTTATCGAACTTATAGGTCAGGAGAAGCTCGCCCTTTTTATTCAGCACGCAGACTTCCTTGTATATCGTCGTAGCGAATATCAGGCTTCCGTCCGGCGATACTTTTATGCGCTGTATAGGGCCGTAAATACTCTGCTTCCATATCAGCAAGCCGTTCTTATCTGTGAAATAAATGAACGCGTTAGAAAAACCGATAGCTATATACCGGCCGTCCTCTGTGATCGACAGGTCCATTATATTTTGCGAATAGGTGTTGTTAGATAGCTCGTTACCCCTGTCGCTTACCTGATGGATAGTGTTGTTCATGTGCTCTAACACAAAGCTGAACTCCCCGTCATATGAAGTATACACGTACACTATGGGCGAGTTAACGATGAACTCCCACCTCAGGTCGCCGTCGCGGGTGAACATGTACGCCCTGCCGTTGCTCGAGCCGGCTATGACCAGGGCTCCGCTGCCCGAGATGCAAACCGAGTTAACGGGCTTGTGACACTCTTTTGTCCATATTATATTGCCGCGCTGGTCAAAAGCCCTTATGACGCCGTCATCCGAGCCTGCGACGATAAGCGAGCCGTCGCTTGACATGTCCATGCAGTTGACCTTTCTGCCTATACGGCTAGACCATACCGATTCTCCGGTCTTATTAAAGAATGATACTACGTTATCCTTAGAGTATGAGCCCACGAACCTTCCGTCGTCCGAGACCTTTACAAAAGCGACGTCGTCGCCTGTCGTGGTAGCCCAGAGCAATCTTCCGCTATGGTCCATAAGATAAACATCATGGTCCTCGGAGCCTGCCGCGAGATATGACGAGTCTGGCGTCATAGATACGACAGATACCTTCCCATGCGTAGCTTTTTTCCACTCTGGACCAAGTATTTTTTCCGGACTATTCATCAAAGCATCCCCTAATATTTGCTTGCTAGGTTTTTCCTTATAATATAATAAACATTGTTATTGATACAGGTATCGGAGTAAAGTACATAATAATGTTCTTAATTGGATAACAATAAAAACAGGACAGGCGTATATCAAAAGATAACCGGAATACCGATCCGATAGTACAGTATTTTCATAGTAATGATCATCTAAAAAAATCACCATTATCAAGATAAGCAGCGTTTAATGGAAATTACATGATAAGATAAAATTACTTTACAACCGCAGGCAGCATGACCACGAACCTGCATCCCTGTGTGTGGTCCCCCGGCACGCGGTCTTCCACCCAGAACTTCCCGTTATAGTCGTCTACTAGCATCTTTATCAGACACAACCCGAATCCCTTTCCTCGTGCCCGCGTATTAATAAGGTTCAGGCGGTCGAATAACTTTGATTTAAGAGCATCGGTTATTCCCGGGCCGTTATCGTCGATCATGACCTTATAAAACTCCCCGGCACCGTTATCATGGATATGGGAGACGCCGATGTCGATTGTAAGCGGCCCGCTCGAGTGCTTGATGGCATTTCCCACAAGATTTGAGAATACATCCCATAGCAGCTCGTTAGCATTTACCAGATATCCGCTAACGGGAGTATAATTGATCATTATGTCCCTTCCCTCTACGCTCTCGTATTGAGACTTCACGTCCTTAAGAACTTCACCTACATCTATAAAGCCCGGCTCATAGTGGCCCATCTTTTCTCTCTGCAGCTTTCTAACATTATCGATCAGCCTTGAACTGCTCTTCAAAGACTCAACGGGTTTTTCCAGAAGACTGGCATGATCTTTGTCCAGGAACCCCTCTAATTCTATTATCTCATGCACCAGCTCAAGGTATCCCATGGCTATCTGGTTGAGATTATTAATGTCGTGACCCATGAGGTCTACATATAATTCGGTTTGTGCCTTCGCGCTAAACAGCTCATTTTCGGCACGTTTTTTATCCGTCACGTCTACAACTATGGCTACGCCATTTACGATATTACCGGCATCATCGTATATTGGCGTAGAGTTTATTGAAAATGCTTTATAGCCACCTTCGCAGGAAGGGACCTGTATTTCTTCTCCTATGATAACCTCACCGTTTTTTATCGACCTTACAAGCGGGAGTTCATCGATACGGTATTGCTTCCCGTCCGCCCGGAATAATTTTAGCTTATCATAGTAACT comes from the Methanooceanicella nereidis genome and includes:
- a CDS encoding ABC transporter permease subunit, which encodes MRSEFIVAGKEFRDHLTSKRFIVVFAILMLLSIIGMVNGMNDYNNNLESYKKMQAEPWYQEQIAELQKRIAYLEANGASEDEITEMKYQLEKMINPDMPSVMYVFNNINQYFVFIGAVLGISLGFDLISREKEEGSLKSLLSHPVFRDSILNGKALGAIGMLTAVMASVFFIIVAIMLFYGVVPTGNDFSRIVVYFIIALVYCMLFFAVSLMMSTVAKSSAMSILYVLGVVVALFVFGMMSYQVVQIIVGQPPQPPDGPYPVPIVYESVSSEIKYQEIAPEIPDKVPPLDPDIPPMSDEWKKYQEDMQKYWDRYNMVSNAIGMVSPMDNFNRISATIINRYGPVYGLMDSRSMISYQEQTVWDSLVSVWPNLLVIFVEMIIALAVSYVKFLRMDIR
- a CDS encoding ABC transporter ATP-binding protein, which produces MIRTEELTKVYDGVKAVDSLNLTVEKGEVFGFLGPNGAGKTTAIGMMVGLLEPTGGKCFVNGIDVTKNPLEVKKITGYLPDGVGFYPNLTAVQNLKYFSRFYGMKDSEAETRIKGLLEYVGLGNVDKPVGSYSRGMKQRLGLAQALLNDPDVLFLDEPTNGLDPQGVIQFRKIIKEQAEKGKTVFFSSHILDEVQHVCSTIGIISKGVLVARGTTDEVRKKMSKDETVTIIVKVKGDMPRMSDPRIINAVYNNGSAVIQASDDIRDAISEELFSKNMRVRELRLEEKSLEEIFLETVYRSE
- a CDS encoding sulfide/dihydroorotate dehydrogenase-like FAD/NAD-binding protein, with the protein product MYRIISKTELAEYTVQFDIEAPEVAKKARPGQFVVVRIDEKGERIPLTIADTDTGKGTVTIVVQSVGKTTGQLCSMEAGGTIRDFAGPLGNPTEMVENSTVVCIGGGLGIAPVYPIAKELKSRGNRVLSIMGARSEPFLFWEDRMRKASDEVYIATDDGSKGKKGFVTDALLDIINSGVKVDRVIAIGPTIMMKNVAKTTKPYNIKTIVSLNPIMVDGTGMCGSCRVTVGGKMKFSCVDGPEFDGHEVDFDELMARQKFYRTEEKDAMDKYTHEGGECKCLPTRS
- the gltA gene encoding NADPH-dependent glutamate synthase translates to MPADEVIDRRKHVPVREQEPSERVGNFDEVSYGYNEEEAMKEAKRCLNCKTPLCIDGCPVGVDIPKFVTEIAKGEFDEAIKTIKDKNNLPAICGRVCPQESQCEKLCTLGMKWKPLFIGKLERFAADHEKSDVKPELPEWNGKKVAVVGSGPAGLTAAADLAKMGYKVVIFEALHTPGGVLIYGIPEFRLPKSIVEKEVEYVKSLGVEIRLNEIVGRTITIDEMFGQGFSAVFIGSGAGLPSFMRIPGENLNGVYSANEYLTRVNLMKAYQFPEFDTPVKKSKNIAVIGGGNVAMDAARTAKRMGADHVYLIYRRGEEEMPARREETEHAKEEGIEFKLLMNPTRIIGDDNGWVKGIECIHMRLCEPDESGRCRPEPVQGSEEILDVDTVVVAIGTSPNPLIVKTTPGLETSKDGTLVVDGYTFMTSREGVFAGGDIVSGAATVISAMGQAKEAAVAIDEYIKSKE
- a CDS encoding WD40 repeat domain-containing protein — encoded protein: MNSPEKILGPEWKKATHGKVSVVSMTPDSSYLAAGSEDHDVYLMDHSGRLLWATTTGDDVAFVKVSDDGRFVGSYSKDNVVSFFNKTGESVWSSRIGRKVNCMDMSSDGSLIVAGSDDGVIRAFDQRGNIIWTKECHKPVNSVCISGSGALVIAGSSNGRAYMFTRDGDLRWEFIVNSPIVYVYTSYDGEFSFVLEHMNNTIHQVSDRGNELSNNTYSQNIMDLSITEDGRYIAIGFSNAFIYFTDKNGLLIWKQSIYGPIQRIKVSPDGSLIFATTIYKEVCVLNKKGELLLTYKFDNEAYGLTASYEGDYFAVGASDTVYMFSIARYLQYIAREQVKILKLMEADAQKAGSGAPATHKGAPANMNSCRLCGAPILSGKVLCNYCEMMQRRKMGGQ